In Anaerolineales bacterium, the genomic window CCCAGAATCCATCCGCCGACCCCGCGAAACGCCAGGTAGGGCAGCAGCAGGAACCAACCGATGTAGGGTGTAAGGCAGGCTGCGACCAGGATGACCGCTGCCCATACCGTCCGGCGCAGCGGGGGCGCCGATGGCAAGATCCGCTCCCCGGCGAGATGCACCATCCCGCCCAGGCCGATCGCGATCCCGACCACCACCAGGCCGGCAGCCACCAGCCCGAGGGCTTGAACGAAGGGAACGCCGCCGCTCAGCAGCGCCAGCGCCAGGGCGCCAAAGAACAGGACGTTCACCGCTCCGATCAGGAATGAGCGCCCGGCAGAGTCCGCTGCCGTGCGGCTTGAACGCTGGATGTGCTGTGGGAACAGCCCGTGGAGCACAACCAGAAGGGCCACCACGCAGGCCGAGCACACCAGGACGAGCGCCAACAAAGCCCAGGGTTCGTTCATGGTATCTCCTTCGATGGGCGCAGGCACCGCTCATACGGAATTCCGCGCCAGGTGAGGTGTGATCGCTCAGGTTTCCGCGGGAAGTCACCTGCCATTGCCCGGGCGCTCCCGCTCCGCACGTAGAACCAGGCTGTTGACAAGCAGCCAGGTGACGAGTGCCAGCAGCCCCCACAGGGCCCAGTTGACCGGGACCCCGAGGTCGAGAAGCCCGGGACGGATTTCCCGAAGCCACGGCGCCAACCCAAACTGCAGTCCGCTTGCCGGCGGCCGCAACGTAGCCAGCGCTCCAACGAAAGAGACCCAGCCGGCCGCGACGGTGCCGGGAAGGTCTATACGCGCCAGCGGGGCCAGCATGCGCAGCGCCCGCTCACCGGCTACCCAAAGCAACCCCACCGCCGCCAGGGATTGCAGCCCGAGAAGCCCCAGCACCGGCAGCGGCCTGGGCCTGCCTCGCAAGGATCGGACAACCGGGCGCGATAGATCGTGAGCCACAGCCTGATCGGGCAGGGCCTCAATCCGGGCGAACAGATCCTGCGCCCTCGCCAGGCGACGAGCGCATGCCGGGCACGACGCCAGGTGTCGCTCCAGCAGGCGAAGCTCATCCGGGCCTAGCTCGCCGTCGAGGAACGCGTGCAACCCGGCTTCCGCTGGATGCGTGGCATGTGAATCATGGGCCATCACGCAGACTCCTTGCCAGCGCCCGGCGGGCGCGGAACAGGTGACTCTTGACATCGCTCAGCGGAATCCGCAAAGCGACGGCGATCTCCTGATAG contains:
- a CDS encoding zf-HC2 domain-containing protein; protein product: MAHDSHATHPAEAGLHAFLDGELGPDELRLLERHLASCPACARRLARAQDLFARIEALPDQAVAHDLSRPVVRSLRGRPRPLPVLGLLGLQSLAAVGLLWVAGERALRMLAPLARIDLPGTVAAGWVSFVGALATLRPPASGLQFGLAPWLREIRPGLLDLGVPVNWALWGLLALVTWLLVNSLVLRAERERPGNGR